The following coding sequences lie in one Methanothermobacter sp. MT-2 genomic window:
- a CDS encoding pseudomurein-binding protein, whose translation MGQGLIGLNMAGYVATIAYTSLLNITDDIKKFIIEHQTYISEDTAHCLIQVLAYVLVECGGEIFQPIGWCMRIGDGILTFRDHYLPQEYWKYISIHRTWIYGYELRSYVGEDHCIHYIEIPKNPDGSLRWEDAVYI comes from the coding sequence GTGGGCCAGGGACTTATAGGACTCAACATGGCAGGATACGTGGCAACAATAGCCTACACAAGCCTCCTAAACATCACAGACGATATCAAAAAATTCATCATAGAACACCAAACATACATTTCAGAAGATACTGCTCACTGTTTGATCCAGGTTTTGGCATATGTGTTAGTAGAGTGTGGTGGTGAAATATTTCAACCAATTGGATGGTGTATGCGGATAGGTGATGGCATACTTACATTTAGAGATCATTATCTTCCCCAAGAATATTGGAAGTATATTTCGATTCATCGTACCTGGATTTATGGTTATGAGTTGAGAAGTTATGTTGGTGAGGATCATTGTATACACTATATTGAAATACCGAAGAATCCTGATGGTAGTTTGAGGTGGGAGGATGCAGTATACATCTAA
- a CDS encoding tetratricopeptide TPR_2: MELDPTLKEALLYKGATLANIRMEKKASNCFNKVSEIDPNDYTAPFSKGILLNKLGKYKKALKHINKALQLNPNSEIAWFWKGCTLEKLEKLEKSIKCYDKALKINPKFVEAWRGKGVTLAKLGRYDEAVECYEKALQINPEDDKAWYNKGAALQKLGKYKEALKCYEKVTQLDPEDIEAWYKRGQTLEKLGRREEAEESYKRALKAKPDHEEAKKAIKRLETDKK; the protein is encoded by the coding sequence TTGGAGTTAGACCCCACTTTAAAAGAAGCATTGCTTTATAAAGGCGCTACCCTTGCAAATATAAGAATGGAAAAGAAAGCATCAAATTGTTTTAACAAAGTTTCAGAAATAGACCCTAATGACTACACAGCACCATTTTCCAAAGGCATACTATTAAACAAACTTGGAAAATATAAAAAAGCACTCAAACACATTAATAAAGCTCTACAATTAAATCCTAATTCAGAAATAGCATGGTTCTGGAAAGGCTGCACCTTAGAGAAACTCGAAAAACTTGAAAAATCCATCAAATGCTATGATAAAGCCCTAAAAATAAACCCAAAATTTGTAGAAGCATGGCGCGGCAAGGGAGTTACTTTAGCCAAGCTTGGGAGGTATGATGAAGCAGTGGAATGCTATGAAAAAGCATTACAGATAAACCCAGAAGATGACAAAGCATGGTACAACAAAGGAGCAGCACTACAAAAGCTCGGCAAATACAAAGAAGCACTAAAATGCTACGAAAAAGTCACCCAATTAGACCCAGAAGACATAGAAGCATGGTATAAGCGAGGCCAAACCCTGGAAAAACTAGGAAGACGCGAAGAGGCGGAAGAATCATATAAGAGAGCATTAAAGGCAAAACCAGATCATGAAGAAGCCAAAAAAGCCATAAAAAGATTAGAGACAGACAAAAAATAA
- a CDS encoding pseudomurein-binding protein — MIGENILRFRDHYLPKEYWKYIAYHHSWFDGYELRSYVGEDHCIHYIEIPKNPDGTLRWDEAVYI, encoded by the coding sequence ATGATAGGTGAGAACATATTGAGATTTAGAGATCATTATCTTCCAAAAGAGTACTGGAAGTATATAGCGTATCATCATTCATGGTTCGATGGTTATGAGTTGAGAAGTTATGTTGGCGAGGATCATTGTATACACTATATTGAAATACCAAAGAACCCTGATGGTACTTTAAGATGGGATGAGGCAGTATATATCTAA
- a CDS encoding chromate transporter — MADYLGCEAAGKYPDKKKRLEAIIYILTLISCVILIYYMSEPFKILAALTLIVTLIYGNKRISSPPRPKKLENLKEKILNL, encoded by the coding sequence GTGGCTGATTATTTAGGTTGTGAGGCGGCTGGAAAATACCCTGATAAAAAGAAAAGATTAGAAGCCATTATATACATACTAACTTTAATTTCATGCGTCATCCTTATTTATTATATGTCAGAACCCTTCAAGATACTAGCAGCATTAACACTCATAGTAACCTTAATATACGGGAATAAAAGAATCTCCAGCCCCCCACGCCCAAAAAAACTGGAAAATCTTAAAGAAAAAATATTAAACCTATAA
- a CDS encoding putative efflux protein, MATE family, producing MKPENESNKTKGVALITGDPKKAILKLSSHLVVAMLLTSTYNLIDAIWVSGLGGGALAAIGFVTPLYMILVGLSNGLGAGATSSISRCIGAGDTKRVNNSAIHAIILTIVISIFITLLLEFFLGDMLLMLGAKATLNLSLIYGRIVFAGTIFMLFTGSAYGILRGEGDTKRTMYAMMVSAIINMILDPILIYSFGLGIAGAAWATLASQFIVSAVIIYWFFHKKDTFTSLSWKYFKADFQVAKSILEVALPASVEFLVISMGTAILNIIFVAVAGTDAVAIYSAGWRVVMIGFVPLISIGAGTITVAGVAYGARKYKNLSIAHSYSIKIGMLVALATSILTFILAPYISMIFTYSPQTSHLSPLITEFLRVMCLFYIFIPPGLMSNSIFQGVGKGTTSLILTIIRQLLFIVIFAYILAIIFNLGQKGAWWGIVAGDIVGSTIAYLWARIYINRLQRIGSA from the coding sequence ATGAAACCGGAAAATGAAAGTAATAAGACTAAAGGCGTTGCTCTCATCACTGGAGATCCTAAAAAGGCCATTTTAAAGTTGTCAAGTCATCTTGTCGTTGCCATGCTTTTAACATCAACTTATAATCTGATAGATGCCATTTGGGTATCTGGCTTGGGGGGAGGTGCCCTAGCAGCTATTGGATTCGTCACACCACTCTATATGATACTTGTAGGTCTTTCAAATGGGCTTGGTGCTGGTGCAACATCCTCCATTTCCAGGTGTATAGGGGCTGGTGACACAAAAAGGGTGAACAACAGTGCAATACATGCTATAATACTCACAATAGTCATCTCAATCTTCATAACACTTTTACTGGAATTTTTTCTGGGGGATATGCTTTTAATGTTGGGTGCGAAAGCTACGCTTAATCTTTCCCTTATTTATGGTCGTATAGTATTCGCCGGGACAATTTTCATGTTATTTACTGGTTCTGCCTATGGGATTTTGAGGGGTGAGGGTGACACTAAAAGGACAATGTATGCTATGATGGTATCTGCTATAATTAACATGATACTGGATCCTATTCTTATCTATTCATTTGGGTTGGGTATTGCAGGGGCGGCATGGGCAACCCTGGCATCCCAATTTATTGTATCGGCTGTTATAATATATTGGTTCTTTCACAAGAAAGATACTTTCACAAGTTTGTCATGGAAGTATTTCAAAGCCGACTTCCAGGTTGCTAAATCCATCCTAGAGGTTGCATTACCAGCCAGTGTAGAATTTTTGGTGATTTCAATGGGCACAGCTATCTTGAATATAATATTTGTTGCAGTCGCTGGAACAGATGCAGTAGCGATCTATTCTGCCGGTTGGAGGGTTGTGATGATAGGCTTCGTACCCCTCATATCAATCGGCGCGGGTACCATTACAGTTGCTGGAGTGGCATATGGAGCCAGAAAGTATAAGAACCTTTCAATAGCCCATAGTTATTCTATAAAAATAGGCATGCTCGTAGCATTAGCTACAAGTATCTTAACTTTCATACTTGCACCTTATATTTCAATGATATTCACATATTCTCCACAGACAAGCCACCTATCCCCCCTTATAACAGAATTCCTCAGGGTAATGTGCCTCTTTTATATCTTCATACCCCCAGGGCTCATGTCAAACTCCATATTCCAGGGTGTGGGAAAAGGAACAACCTCACTAATATTAACGATAATAAGACAATTGCTCTTCATAGTCATATTCGCATATATACTAGCCATAATCTTTAACCTTGGCCAAAAGGGGGCATGGTGGGGTATAGTCGCAGGAGACATAGTAGGAAGCACAATAGCCTATCTCTGGGCCCGAATTTACATAAACAGATTACAAAGAATTGGCTCGGCTTAA